The Mugil cephalus isolate CIBA_MC_2020 chromosome 19, CIBA_Mcephalus_1.1, whole genome shotgun sequence genome has a window encoding:
- the LOC124996935 gene encoding proteinase-activated receptor 3 — protein sequence MDVLYINSSVILMSHRPLNSTAAEKTVYEQCINMPALLIWYLALQFTNMVLGIPANLIVLWLIHKNKVDSSTSDIFIFHLAILDVLFCLIPPMELVTVIFLNSSTIWYVLRFFYGLKDSSPLFLSCICLDRYMAVVHPIAFTALKDSNVRTVMVVVVWLVTLAYASAKCVGSIPNFNKVFTWMILAVFAFMVFCNITILWALRQSGPGRDEMHPVKKRAFKMVLIILAIIVFNYFPPVALFPFQEYFDPDVFRCYIYYLVFGLMDFSSSIQPMLYLSKEKLPWSVSCCQAATTETP from the coding sequence ATGGACGTCTTATACATCAACTCCTCTGTGATCCTCATGTCACACAGACCTCTCAACTCCACGGCTGCTGAGAAGACGGTGTATGAGCAGTGCATAAACATGCCCGCTCTCCTGATCTGGTACCTCGCCCTGCAGTTCACAAACATGGTCCTGGGCATCCCGGCCAACCTCATCGTGCTGTGGCTcatccacaaaaacaaagtggaCTCCTCCACCTCAGATATCTTCATCTTCCACCTGGCAATTTTAGACGTGCTCTTCTGCCTCATACCTCCGATGGAGCTGGTCACTGTCATCTTCCTCAACAGCAGCACCATCTGGTACGTCCTGCGCTTCTTCTACGGCCTGAAAGACTCTTCGCCGCTCTTCCTTTCCTGCATCTGCCTGGACCGCTACATGGCCGTGGTCCACCCCATCGCCTTCACGGCGCTCAAGGACAGCAACGTCAGGACGGTGATGGTCGTCGTGGTCTGGCTGGTCACGCTGGCCTACGCCTCGGCTAAATGTGTGGGCAGCATCCCCAACTTTAACAAGGTCTTCACGTGGATGATCCTCGCCGTGTTCGCCTTCATGGTGTTCTGCAACATAACAATCCTGTGGGCGCTGCGACAGTCCGGGCCCGGCAGAGACGAGATGCACCCCGTGAAGAAGAGAGCCTTCAAGATGGTCCTCATAATTCTGGCCATCATAGTGTTCAACTACTTCCCACCTGTTGCACTCTTCCCCTTTCAAGAATACTTTGACCCCGACGTGTTTCGCTGCTATATTTACTATTTGGTCTTTGGCTTGATGGATTTCAGCAGCAGCATTCAGCCCATGCTCTATCTGTCCAAGGAAAAGCTGCCGTGGAGCGTCAGCTGCTGCCAGGCGGCCACGACAGAAACGCCGTAG